The DNA window tggcaaggcaccgggggtggatgagatccgccccaAGTAaatcaagtctctggatgttgtggggctgtcttggttgacacgcctctgcaacatcgtgtggcagctggggacagtgcctctggactggcaggctagggtggtggtccctctgtttaagaagggggaccggagggtgtgttccaactacaggggatcACACtactcagcctccccggaaaagtctatgccagggtactgtagaggagaattcggccgatagtcgaacctcggattcaggaggaacaatgcgggtttcggcccggtcgtggaacaatggaccatctctataccctcaccaggttgctcgAGAAagcatgggagtttgcccaacctgtccacatgtgctttgtggatttggagaaggcattcgactgtgtccctcgtggtgacctgtgggggggtgctctgggaatatggggtccggggccctctgctaagggctgtccggtccctatatgaccggagcaggagtttggttctcATAGctggcagtaagtcagacttgttcccagtgcatgttggactccgacagggctgccctttgtcaccggtcctgttcattatttatatggacaggatttctaggcgcagtcaggggccggagggagtctgttttggggaccacaggatttcatctctgctttttgcagatgatgttgtcctgttggtttcctcaaatcaggaccttcagtgtgcactgggatggtttgcagcagagtgtgaagcggcggggatgagaatcagcacctccaagtccgtggccatggttctcagccggaaaagggtggcttgtccccttcaggttggcggagagctcctgcctcaagtggaagagtttaagtattttggggtcttgttcacgagtgagggaaggatggagcgggagatcgacaggcggatcggtgtatcttctgcagtgatgcggtcgatataccggtctgttgtggtgaagaaacagctgagccacaaggccaagctctctatttaccagtcgatctacgttcctaccctcacctatggtcatgagctttgggtcatgaccgaaaggacaagatcccggatacaggcggctgaaatgagtttcctccgtagggtggctgggctctcccttagagatagggtgaggagctcggtcactcgggaggagctcagagtagagccgctgctcctccacatcgagaggagtcagctgaggtggctcgggcatctgtttcagatgcctcctggacgcctccttGGGGAgatgttccgggcatgtccaaccgggaggaggccccggagaaaacctaggacacgctggagggactatgtctctcggctggcctggtaatgcctcggtattcccctggaagagctggaggaagtgtctggggagagggaagtctgggcatccctgcttagtctgctgcccccgcgacccagtccaggataagcggtagaaaatggatggatgaatacaGACAAGATTAACACTTACATAGAGGACTGCATAGCACAGAAGGACCCACTTATCAAGATCCTCCGGCTGGTCTGCATGCAGTCCATCTGCAATAACGGCCTTAAACAGAAAGTTCTTGATTTTTACAAGAGATAAATCCTGCAGATTTACAGATACGAGCACATTCTGACCCTCAACAACTTGGAGAAGGTTGGCTTGCTCAAATCTCTGACCACCACGAGGAACAATTATCCCAACATCAGGAAAACATCAGGCTGACTCAGGTTCTGGCTCGGCCAGGCTGGAGAAGCATTGAGGATGTGCTGAAAATGCTGCCTGGGCCACACTTTGAGGAGAGACAGCAGTTTCCCCCTGGTCTCCATAAGAAACGTCAGCAGGGAGAGAACAGGACAACGCTGGTGTTCTTCCTCGGGGGTGTGACGTATGCAGAAATCGCTGCACTCCACTTTCTGTCTCAGATGGATGACGGTGGGACAGACTACATCATCGCCACTACCAAACTCATCAATGGCACCAGCTGGATAAAATCTCTAATGGACCGTCCTGAAGCACACATACCCTGAGAATGTCCCATGAGCATTTTAGAGCATGTGCTTATTTCTCCTGTATCCAGAAGTACAAATGCAACGGCTTTAAGTCATTAAGTGTTCTCTTTGCAATGCACCAACTGCAATTCCCTGGGCACCCATATTAAAAAACTGCTAGTAACCATCGCTGAAATTGTAAGAACACTGATcccttgattaaaaaaatccacaggtgaggaaaaaaaaggaaagcagcAGAACCGTGTGGGGAGGAAAGGGAGGggggaaatgttttgttttttaaggaaattgttttgttaatttattaattgttttttaattatcaacattattgttttattattaatttaaatcaataaaagaaGGTTCATGTTAAATGTTCATGTTGTggatgcaattaaaaaaaattaaatgttcattttctcaacattacaacacacactaattataaacatacacaacatcGTGGGTCTGGTTAGGGTCAGGTTTTTAGTCGCTTTTGACGAAAAAAAGAGGATGATTTGTTATGTTATAATCAGTGCTTGAAGTGGGGAAAAAGCTGGCGGTACTCTCTTTGCATTGGCAAATCatgacatttttacagtgaaacatAAAACTTGGAGATATTGCTGTTACAacaatttgttatttattaacaacataagtgtatttaaacatgtttgtgtgtgcgtggctGCGTGCTTGTGAGCATTTCTTTACAAAGACAACTAagcattttctttttagaaGTTGGTCATTTAATAAACTTGATAGTCTTGAAGTTTGTTAAGATGGCATGCAACAATTGCATCTAGatgttaaacaacaaaaacaaccagGAAAACAGCCCTGATCTTGTCTTTTCAGTCATATATCTATATGTTTACAAGACAGCAAAcacaatcaataaatatatcaatcaataaataagaaGTAGGCCTACACTCAGGTTTTACAGTTCAAGCCACTTACATTTTAGACGAAATATTGACTGTTTTGGTCTTTTTTAGCAGCGAAAATAAATCTGATGAATCCAAAGAAAGATCACAGCAACACTCAATCGTGTTTtgaatgattcagtgatttgaACGAATCGGTTGAGTCAAAGATTCAATGACCCATTCACAAACGTCTCATTCTTGATGAATCGGCCGTTTGAACGAATCGTTTGAATGAATGACTCCATGACTCGCTTAATAAAACCGCTTATCCCCTGTATTTCCGCGCTCACTACCGACAACCCAAACAAATTAGTTTATCCCTGTATGACTGATGGGATTTGTTTTGATCACGTTTactttatctttatattttacttCCTCCTCCTACAAGACAATCACACCAGCAGTAGTGCTAGACCCAGACTACACTGCACCCTGGAGGGGAAAGGAGAAAGATGCAGGTTTTAAGAGTCTTATGCTGACAGAACAGAAATGGCCTTATGAGGCATTTTCAGTGAATATCTTGATTGCCTCTagtctgatataaaaatgtctgggcatcactggattttttttttttaacttatctATAGAAATATTGTCTCTAGTAGTGtaagtaaaaacagaaacaaacactacaacacCCTGAGTGTCAACTTTCATTTGAGATTCATATTAACAAAACAGATTGGGtcaaatcatttttattgtccATTTAATCACAGGTTCTGCTAACTAATGGAAGACCCATTAaatcttacaggagagcaatatctttgaagagtttcagtcaggtttccggccccatcatagcaccgaaactgcacttgttaaagttacaaatgacttgttcttagcttcggaccaagactgtatgtcactattagttctacttgaccttagtgctgcattcaacactatagaccacaacattcttctagatcgcttacaaaattacacaggtattcatggacaggatTTACGTTGGTTtaaatcctacctgtctgatcaagaccattttgtagaattaaatggtgaatcctccaggtTATGGGGTCTGTCAAGGATCAGTCCTTGGACCCCTGCTCTTCTCAAtttacatgcttccattagggaacattattagaagacattaatttccactgttatgctgaggatacacagttatatatcatcaaaaccagatgaaattgtccaaattaactcagtgccttagagagataaaagattggatgagctgtaattttctgttattgatctccgataagacagaaatactacttatcggtccaaaaaccagtacacggaaactctcacaactcccatgtagagggatgtactgttactagtagctcgacagtgaaagacctgggtgttttattagacagcaacttgtcttttgaaaatcatattgcCCATATTAcgaaaacagccttcttccaccttagaaatattgccaagctgagaaacatcctgtctgtatctgatgctgggaagctagttcatgcattcatgacctctagactggactattgtaatgcattactaggtggttgtactgcatctttaataaataggctagtccaaaatgcagctgccagagttctcactaggacaagaaagtatgaccatataatcCCAGTTTTATCATctctcaggacttctggtagttccaaaactatcaaagtctactaaaggcggtagagcgttttcatatttagcttcTAAACTTTgaaatagtcttcctgatagtgttcggggctcagacacactttcccagattaaatgtagattaaaaactctttagtcaggtgtacacataatacatcccataatactgtgcactattatatcagacttgcaaatattatgaacagcagatatgttaatccctctccaccgcttctttctacccatcccgaggcatccagaaattgtaccagctctgatcgtctgcgatgaagattttggacctccactgagatgaggccgactcagcgaatcctgaggcatctagagatccatcagctacagttagactctgctatactaaaaagatgtgaactccatgtgatcctttGCATCTATACatgtttgactgtatttttataatcacaccctccagtgtcacccatatgaggatgggttcccctagAGTCTGGttactcaaggtttcttccttatctaatggagtttttccttgcacTTTTAGCTGGGTCAcctgacttgctcattgggaatatatatacacatacatattgtGAACTAattttaatcttgaattttgcattctataaatccttatattattctttatgttaaccttttgttctatgtttatgcgctgtaaagctgctttgagacaactgtaaaaagcactatacatataaacttgaattgaaaatcCAAACGCAAAGTCCAGTAAGGGATGACCTAATAACTAGAGAACATGGCATTTTTAAATCAACTGTTATTTTATAAAAGCAAACTGCTTCCGAggtgctgttacagaaaataatcagtgttaGTTGGTCAGCACCGTATACCTACACACATCATTAAACAGCACCGTCTTGTCATTGTGATTCCAAAACCAACATTAAGCTTTCCAAGCTATAAACTAACACAGCGAGGGGGAAAGGAGTATGCAGTGGTTTGGAGTATAAGCGAAAAACAAGACATACATGTACACTGAAACCTGAGCAAGCAAAACTCAAAACACAAAAAGTAACATGAGCTCAAGATAGAGACCAGTATTCAGGACTTGTATGTAGCACTACACTATCTGCAGCTTAAATTTATAAGTAAGAATTTCAGTAAGAATCAGTTCTCagactttcaaaataaatgcaCTAACAACTCCGTGGTttctataaacatttattagatGAACCAGGTGGACAGCTCAGACCAGGACACCGTACTGTTTGAGTACAGCGGTGTATTTTGCAATCTTGCTTTCTACGTTCTTCTCTGCCACCTTGGACAGCTTGATCTGCACTTTCTTCTTGTTGTAGTGCATCCTGGCCTTCTCTTTGCGGCGCTCCTCGAGCGTGGCGGTGATGGCCTGGTACTTCCAACCCACCTCGTGTGCCAGGCGACCCAGCAGGGCAaactgtgtgagtgagagagacacaatCAGAAAATGTGGATGCAATAATCCTCATTACATCTTTAGATGTAGAAATGTTGCTCATCTCAGATGGTAGTGCATGTGAAGTATTCTCATGGTCATTAAACTCGAAAACTTCTGTGGAACAAATCATCACTGATGagcaactttttaaaaaataaaacaagagcaGTCCAAGGAAAGAATTGGAAGAGGGGAATATCCTCAATTCCAAGCTTGGCATACTGTAAAAGTTTACAAATCCACATGCGCAAAAATTTGTCTTGCGCATAATGTGGAAAACGAACAGTTACAGGACACTTGATTCTTTAGTTTAAATCACGTCTGTCAAGTTCTTAAGAAAATGTCCATtacacagtgcaggaaaaaaaggttttacttTAAGAAAAGTTGTACTCATGCTTTAGAGCACTGAAATGAGTTCTCTACATTGAGaagtttattaaaacaaaattacagTCAAAATGAAAACCAAGAAGtatgaaaaatgaacaaattgttacaaaaggaaaagaaatgagaaataaagcACTACTTGTCCATTGCTCTTAAGCAAAACTAGTCTCAAGTTCACATACGGATTTCCATGTGTAATTCTTAACCAAAACAAACGCAACCAAGTGGTCCCCACCTTGCGAGTTGGCTTCAGGCGCACAATTTTCAATGCTGCTGGAACCACCACACGCTTTCTCTGCAGAAAAAACAAGcaacatatttacaaaaaaacaaacctagTAGCTAATGAAGTCTACTACAACAAGTCAACGTGTCTCAGTTAGAGTTAATGTTCTCACAGGAAACTCAAACAATGTAGGTAAAGAGATTAACATCACAGACATGTTAGCATTAACTGAACATGAAGTGAAAGGCATCGTTACCTTGTCGTAGGGAGGAGGAATTCCATCGAACACCTTCAGCCTTTCTAGTGCAGCCTGACCACGCTTGGTTTTGTGGGGAAGCATGCCTGCATGATTAACAAAATTTAGTTAGGTCTCACCAACCAAACAAATTGAAGATTAGTATCGAGTCTGGTCGAACTCAGCAGTCAGATCCGTAGTTTGTCTCATCAAAAGACTCAGATTCGGGATAAAAGGTGTTCATCATTGTTCGTTAGGCGGGttgaaaaattaaatacataaatgctCACCTCTGACTGTCCTCCAGAAGATCCTGCTGGGAGCTCTGAAGTGGTATGGACCACGAGAGGGGTTTGTGTTCATCCTCTTACGCAGGAAAGCCAAATACTTCACTACAGACAAAAGGGTTAACAAGTTCACACTAAAGTCAGTTACCTATATTTATGCTTCATGTTACACAAGTTGcaatttatacatatacatccAGAAACTGTCATTCCATGGCTAATTAACTTGTAGCCTAATGCATCCCTACAAACTGAACTTACaccacaataaacactttgGCCCACAGCACTCATTTCATGGATTCTTTTTTTAGCTGTTCAACACTCTCCTTTAAAAACAAGTATACTCACATTTGTTACGGTAGAAGTTGCCAGAGATGTTGATGCCCTCACATCTCACAACAACAACTTTATGGCCTGTAAAATATATTAACCGAAAGAAGAAACATTTAGTTAAACAGCAACATCGTTGAGTCTCATGCAATGACCATTTCTAATCTAAGACTAGGCCACTACAACACCAGGGTGGAGTGTTAAAGTTCTTACTTTGGTCACAAACACcctgggcaaaaaaaaaaccttcaaatcATAAATTACCATAACTGAAGCACTTGCATTAAATGTAAAGTTCTATATCAGTAACATATTGCTTCAAGACCGTCTCAGATGGTAGTGCATGTAAGGTTTTCTCATGGTCGTTAAACTCATGCAATGTAGGTAAAGAGACATCACTGACAGTCAGTTTGATATTGGTCCTAACTTCTTAAAGCCAATACAACTTACTCTAAAAGCATTACTTACCAAGCAGCACTTGCTTGGCCACAATAGCGGCAAGACGACCGAGGAGATGGCCTCGGCCATCAATAAGCAGAACCTGAAAACAATAGTAGGAAAACACATTTAATCACAACACTGAGCTTGTTCTTCAAGTACCCCTCTTATAATACAGAGATCCAAGCTatgaatatgaaatatttacagataaTTCTCGGCAATTATGGATCATACTATGAAAagtacatgcacacagacaagcAGGTGTTGAAATGACCAAGTATTGATAGATATCATACTTTTCATGGTGTTGAGCCAAATGGCTTAAAACACAGACTAAACAGCTCATACTCACAATAAGTAACTAGGTCTGTAGACCAGACTTCCAACCAAAATATACCTAATCATTTAGCTCACTGAATTAAGAGTATAATTTTTTGCGCAGTCTTTATAGGAATATAATTAAACGTGAGTCGGTGACTGAAACACGTGAGCCTTTGACGGAAACGTGTGAATGAAACGTGTACCGAGGAGCAGGACGCCACCGCATGGATGTCGGCCTGCTCGTGTTAGCTAGCACACCGAGCTAACATCCACTTTAACACAATATCACTACGTGTTTTAGCAGTGTATAACTTTCCAGTGTTGACTTTTACTCACTTACTAACCACAACCGAAGCTCCATGTCGAAAAACAAACCACGACGCCGGACATCTTAACGGGATTTTTCATGCACGAGACTAACTCTATAAGCGTTAGCATCGTGCTAATAACGGCCACAGCCGCAAAGTCCTGTTAAAGCTTCGCTACAAAATACACATTACTACAAAAATCACATTTTCTAGACACAAGAGACACTTATGTGTTTCATGTTATATCCGTAGTTCTTAGAAAACGCGCCCCTACAAGATCTTTTTAGCTACTTTTCACACGCAGAAACACGCACCTTATGGAACCGGTCCGCCATGatgtgaggaaaagaaagagacgCGGGTTGACCCGCGGTAAAAGGCAGGGGCCTGGGCGTGGCTAGAGCAAAGGAGGAAGTGACGAATTCACATCAAACGGGAAGTGAATTCATGCATTCAAAATggtataattttaattatagaAACAAGATTATGTTTAACAAGAAAATGTGTTAAACTATGAATATCTTAAAGgataatttgcaaataaataaataaatgatatatatatcacgtgtgtgtgtgtgtgtgtgtgtgtgtgtgtgtgtgtgtgtgtgtgtgtgtgtgtgtgtgtgtgtgtgtgtgtgtgtgtgtgtgtgtaatatatgtataatatatgtgtaatatatgtgtgtatatatatataaaataaatacagggctctcaagttttgaagacaggcaagagtgacatctccagcCATTTTTAgagtcatgattgaggacaatgtcccgtccagagacaagctgtttagtgttgaggttttgttcaaactgcCCTCTCAGCATCAGCATTACaatgtggaagcactaaaacaaagactacttgttctgagcaggtgttgtcagtgaacaggctgtaaaactgttgactaaattacagacactcatgcagCTCCaatggttttctctgtgggagagtgaggatgatgctgaaaaattccaggatatgctttttttcattggttgttgcattaaatcttacctaTATACAATAgagctattttctgattggctattgtgtagcctcttttttttgattggctgataagtgtcaggctcgactaagaactccaggggagacacgcttgattccttAGCTTGATTCCCGATTCCATAAAGACAGCGGTGCAGACTGATatattttgggcgctgcggcatattaaatatatgaaagtcaaaaagtttttctacgtgagaaatacgatgtgtggcgggagagtgtgacaaaagaccaacatgagtgactgtcactctcaatgcatggGATTTGAGTATCAATGTATCGTTCgtttaaatgatcatttaaGATATTTATAATCAAAGACTTTGCAttgtttgctattttttttgttggtttgttttttgttatctgCAAGACATTAACATGTgctgtattattataaatttataaaataagcATAAAAACTACTGTCAAGTTTCGATGGTGGGCTCTGATTCGTCAAGACAGTCAAGGTTTGTTTTAAACGTGTACTTGGTGGTAATTGgctttaatgtataaaatatgctGGAGTTcattaaatggataaataaatgtctgtgtgcTGCTATTTcagaatatatacatattatattgtgtaacaTATGAAACAGTTAAAAACACTATTCTTTGATGAAGTCTAGATCAACAGATTGGTTCATAATTCCTTTATTCTGCTTTAACAATCATACACaatgaatataaacaaaagGAACTAAAAATGCAACACTTAGTTTGGGTGAAGAAAACGTAATATTATATAACTTGATATAATATAACTTGTATTCATTTGCACTATTTTTTCTCATGCTTTTTTAACTGTTCAATTTTGCCCTCATGGCGTGTGATCTCATCCTGAAGACGTTTGATTTCCTTCTGGTGGATGTCGATTTCTTCTTTATGATGTTGTCTCAGAGCAGCGATCTGTTCCTGCTCCTTTTTCCTACAAAGAGAACGTAGAGATGTGAATTaagcttttatttcattccGAAATCACTCCTGGAGGTCCCTGAAGATTATGTTCTTTTTTAAGATAAATACAGATGATGTTCAGGGTGGACAGTTTGTGTAACCATGCAGTGCTCCAGTGGTGTATGTTTAATACACAGAAGGAGAAAATCACTGTGGATCAGTGCATCACACTCACCTGAAGTACATCTCTTCCTCTGCGGCCTGCCTCTTCCCGAAAGCTCCTCCTGCGTCTCTGattgctcctcctcctcctcctcccttccCTGCACCTTTCCCCAGCTCTCCCAGCTttaaggagaaagaaaaatatcacACAGGCTCTTGTTATTATATAAACACTAAATtgtttaacctttatttaaggAGTCAATCCTCAGTGTGAAGACATTTTTCCCACTTAATAAAAGACTTCATAGTAGTTTGTATCATATTAATCTGCGGTTTCtcagaaatttaaaaatatgcaaagtcaaaaaactttccacaacattgacatcAGGACAATGAGTGGGATTGCGTCACCGTAAACAcctaaaacaagaaaaatcaaaaatgaccacaaaacggacatgtgacgtatcaaaacactcagcacaatgaggaaaaTTGCATCACTGGTattcggatgatgtcacatgctcatatccACTCgcttccaaaagtattggcaccccagcATACGGCCCTTATACTCATACTGGGAATACTTGCTTCGTCAAGCCAACATCCAAGTTCTTGTTatgagaatcagaatcagaagaaGATTTATTGAGAAGTATGATTGTGAatacaataaaattatataaataaaaatatacatagaaattgaaaattaaataattataatataatttaattgccacactgacacacacacacacacacacacacatacacacacacagacaaacattcacacacacagacagacaaacactcagacaaacacacacacacacacactctgacacacgacatactcacacacacacacacacacacacacacacacacacacagacagacagacaaacaaacacacacacactctgacacccaacacactctcactctctctctctctctctctctctctctctctctctcacacacacacacacacacatatacacacacaccccacacacacacagacaaacacacacacacacactctctctgacacacactctgactgacacacacacacacacacacacacacacacacacacacacacacacacacacactagaatcAGTAATCATATCAGGAGGTTTGGCTACATAACGGCCTTCACATCCAGTAACACTGACATTGAGCACATacgtgtttatatataaaatcacagcTGTTctattgttcatttaaatacatcTGTAATAAAAGGGGAGAAATGTAGAGTTTTAAACACGTGAACAGACGTGAGATAAATGACATTCGAGAGAGGTGTCAAGTGCGCACTGAGGAAAGCATACAGAAGTAACACAAGCCTACGAAAATGGAGGAAAAGGTTACCTGGTCAGACGACATCCTGATATATGTGTTATAGATGTTTTTTAGATTCCTCAGCTTGAAAAACCTCACCATTATAAATCTGCCCTGACAAGTTCACGCTCGTGCACGCGttcgtgtgtctctctctgtgtgtgtgtgtgtgtgtgtgtgtgtgtgtgtgtgtgtgtgtgtgtgtgtgtgtgcgcgcgcgcgcgtgtgcacGAATGTACACAAACTGGGAGAAACCATTCCGCAGACAGCAGAGGGGGTTGTCGAGGGAACGAATCTGGGCTCGGTGCATATATCATGAGCTGAATCAGAACATTCGATCGATTTATTCGTAATTTAATTCAATAATAGTAATTTGATAATAATATGAGTTTTAAAACATAAACCGTTTTAATATGTATCGcatggtaaaaaaataaataaataaatggtacgGTCAGCAAAATAGCATGCGACGTTTAAAGCACGTGTCATGTCAATAGTTTGAGAGCAGCTCACGTTATAAATCACTTCACTGTCTATTTTGAAACATTTGGTATTAATCTGTTACtatctttaaatattaatgtttgtcATTACTAATTATTCTATTCAATAGAGTTGTAGGGTTGGATTTGCTTTTTTTGGAGCTCAAATTCTAATAATTCATTGAGTGGCAAATTATTTGATTGATAGCTAATCattttgagagaaaaaaacaatctgTGTTGCTGTAAGAGAGTCTAAAATATTTATGGATATACGTCAATGTGGCGATTATCGTAATATTAATTCATCTTCAGAAAGTGCTGATTTGCTGATCAGGAAGGTGATGGATTCAGAGGTTATCCTAGGAACAccggatgggatgggatgggatgggactCAAGAGCATCTAGTGCATCTAGTGCAGGatgccatgcacacacatgaacactttCGCACTTATAGAGGATTTAAATCGAAGTTTAGAGTTTAAAATAGTTAGTGCACCTCGGAGGAATCCATAAAACCCAGAGTAAAGTTATATAGATACatagaaaatgtgtaaaattctTAACAGGCCTAATTGTAACCTGAGATTTGGGATGGTGGTGGAGTGAGGTGTCAGTGTTACCCACTGAACTACCATGCTGCTTTTGGCTCAAACTTTTATACAACATTAAGCTACCATTTATGCTCATGAACAGCTTAGATGTTGAAAAACTGACACGGTTTAAGTGAATTACTTACAGTGCAAATC is part of the Tachysurus fulvidraco isolate hzauxx_2018 chromosome 12, HZAU_PFXX_2.0, whole genome shotgun sequence genome and encodes:
- the LOC113651434 gene encoding ATPase inhibitor B, mitochondrial-like, translating into MVRFFKLRNLKNIYNTYIRMSSDQLGELGKGAGKGGGGGGAIRDAGGAFGKRQAAEEEMYFRKKEQEQIAALRQHHKEEIDIHQKEIKRLQDEITRHEGKIEQLKKHEKK
- the rpl13a gene encoding 60S ribosomal protein L13a, which gives rise to MADRFHKVLLIDGRGHLLGRLAAIVAKQVLLGHKVVVVRCEGINISGNFYRNKLKYLAFLRKRMNTNPSRGPYHFRAPSRIFWRTVRGMLPHKTKRGQAALERLKVFDGIPPPYDKRKRVVVPAALKIVRLKPTRKFALLGRLAHEVGWKYQAITATLEERRKEKARMHYNKKKVQIKLSKVAEKNVESKIAKYTAVLKQYGVLV